From Penaeus monodon isolate SGIC_2016 chromosome 6, NSTDA_Pmon_1, whole genome shotgun sequence, the proteins below share one genomic window:
- the LOC119574489 gene encoding DNA-directed RNA polymerase III subunit RPC6-like (The sequence of the model RefSeq protein was modified relative to this genomic sequence to represent the inferred CDS: added 84 bases not found in genome assembly), translated as MAAPDLAAEVEQRVLQLCGEFKQGITYQIIQNDMPTLKLQQIVEIINKLLATSRIDMLKKDDDVLVFKLRDPGSLHRVKGAEPEEQVVYKIIEESGTQGIWAREIRAKSNLHLNTVDKVLRKLESKKLIKSFNSVSAPKKKTYLLYNLEPDRSLTGGAWYSDQHFDSEFVDILNQQCWRFLEQRAVRARQVAGGPIAVRNASYVASKEVLKHISDLGITKVQLSIEDIETILETLVFDGKVERSVASEGAEGVKLYRAVTGLLPTPTLMCIPCGVCPLIKECDDVGNVTPIKCRYMKEWLDLEW; from the exons ATGGCAGCTCCAGATCTAGCAGCAGAAGTAGAGCAAAG AGTTCTGCAGTTATGTGGTGAATTCAAGCAAGGGATCACGTACCAAATCATCCAGAATGACATGCCCACTCTTAAACTACAGCAGATTGTTGAAATCATCAACAAGCTTTTGGCTACT AGTCGAATTGACATGTTGAAGAAAGATGACGATGTACTAGTTTTCAAATTACGTGACCCTGGCAGTCTACATCGGGTGAAGGGGGCTGAGCCAGAAGAACAG GTTGTTTACAAGATCATTGAGGAGAGTGGAACCCAGGGCATCTGGGCACGTGAAATCCGTGCCAAAAGCAACCTGCATTTGAATACTGTTGATAAAGTATTAAGAAAACTAGAGAGCAAGAAGTTGATCAAGAGCTTCAATTCTGTTTCG GCTCCAAAAAAGAAGACATATCTTCTGTATAACTTGGAACCTGATCGGTCACTCACTGGTGGGGCTTGGTATTCTGATCAGCACTTTGACTCAGAGTTTGTGGATATTCTGAACCAGCAGTGTTGGAG GTTTCTAGAGCAAAGAGCAGTTCGTGCGAGGCAAGTTGCTGGTGGACCCATAGCTGTCCGCAATGCATCGTATGTGGCTTCTAAAGAAGTTCTAAAGCATATATCTGACCTAGGAATCACAAAA GTGCAACTGAGCATTGAGGACATTGAGACTATCTTAGAGACCCTTGTCTTTGATGGGAAAGTTGAGCGTTCAGTGGCAAGTGAGGGAGCAGAAGGTGTAAAGCTGTACCGTGCTGTAACAGGGCTCCTGCCAACCCCAACCCTCATGTGCATCCCCTGCGGAGTTTGCCCG